A single window of Senegalia massiliensis DNA harbors:
- a CDS encoding NADH-ubiquinone oxidoreductase-F iron-sulfur binding region domain-containing protein — translation MKIIVGQGSCGIAAGANKVYDKLSYEIKNNNLDIELSSTGCIGMCYLEPIIDVIHEGKKITFVNMDENKVSILLNNIYTDNISVNEFTIDKKDIEILSKQNRVALKNCGNINPESIDEYINTDGYKALEKVLKDMSPDEVIDEIKISGLKGRGGAGFPTWFKWNAAKNSPGNKKYVVCNADEGDPGAFMDRSILEGDPHRLIEGMIINGYAMGADEGIVYVRAEYPLAIKRLSNAINEAEKKGYLGENIFGENFKFSLRIKAGAGAFVCGEETALLESLQGERGMPRLKPPFPAQKGYWNKPTNINNVETLANVAYIILNGGKTFANLGTENSKGTKVFALTGKIKKGGLVEVPMGITLRDVIYEIGGGIKEDREFKAVQMGGPSGGCIPKHLLDTSVDYESISKIGAIMGSGGMVVMDETTCMVDMARFFLDFTRKESCGKCIQCRLGTKRMLEILTRICEGKGKIGDIELLEELGTKIKEGSLCGLGQTAPNPVLSTIRYFRDEYEAHIHDKKCPSKACKELVEYSISEDKCIGCGLCKRNCPVEAISGEKKLVHIIDLDKCIKCGKCMEVCKFSAIKIG, via the coding sequence ATGAAGATAATAGTAGGGCAAGGTAGTTGTGGTATAGCTGCTGGTGCAAATAAGGTATATGATAAATTATCATACGAGATAAAAAATAATAATTTAGATATAGAATTATCATCTACTGGTTGTATAGGAATGTGTTATTTAGAGCCTATTATAGATGTTATACATGAAGGTAAAAAAATTACATTTGTTAATATGGATGAAAATAAAGTTAGTATACTACTTAATAATATATATACAGATAACATTTCTGTGAATGAATTTACTATTGATAAAAAAGATATAGAAATACTATCAAAACAAAATCGTGTTGCTCTTAAAAATTGTGGTAATATAAATCCTGAAAGCATAGATGAATATATAAATACAGACGGGTACAAAGCTCTTGAAAAGGTTTTAAAGGATATGAGTCCTGATGAGGTAATTGATGAGATTAAAATATCAGGCTTAAAAGGGAGAGGTGGAGCTGGATTTCCTACTTGGTTTAAATGGAACGCAGCAAAAAATTCCCCCGGAAATAAAAAATATGTAGTATGTAATGCAGATGAAGGAGATCCTGGTGCATTTATGGATAGAAGCATATTAGAAGGAGATCCACATAGATTAATTGAAGGTATGATAATAAATGGATATGCCATGGGTGCAGATGAAGGTATAGTATATGTAAGAGCAGAGTATCCACTTGCTATAAAGCGTCTTAGTAATGCAATTAATGAGGCAGAAAAAAAGGGTTATTTAGGTGAAAATATATTTGGAGAAAATTTTAAATTCAGTTTAAGAATAAAAGCTGGTGCAGGAGCTTTTGTTTGTGGTGAAGAAACTGCACTTTTAGAATCTCTTCAAGGTGAACGTGGAATGCCTAGATTAAAACCACCTTTTCCAGCACAAAAGGGATATTGGAATAAACCAACTAATATAAACAATGTTGAAACATTGGCAAATGTAGCTTATATAATATTAAACGGAGGGAAAACCTTTGCAAACCTTGGGACTGAAAATAGTAAAGGTACAAAAGTATTTGCTTTAACTGGAAAAATAAAAAAAGGTGGACTTGTAGAAGTTCCTATGGGAATAACTTTAAGAGATGTAATATATGAAATAGGTGGAGGAATAAAAGAAGATAGAGAATTTAAAGCTGTACAAATGGGAGGACCATCAGGAGGCTGTATACCAAAACACCTTTTAGATACTTCCGTTGACTATGAATCAATATCTAAAATTGGCGCTATAATGGGTTCAGGTGGAATGGTAGTAATGGATGAAACAACTTGTATGGTAGATATGGCAAGATTTTTCTTAGATTTTACTAGAAAAGAATCATGTGGTAAGTGTATTCAGTGCAGATTAGGTACTAAAAGAATGCTTGAAATATTAACTAGAATTTGTGAAGGGAAAGGGAAAATTGGAGATATAGAACTTTTAGAAGAATTAGGTACAAAAATAAAAGAAGGTTCACTGTGTGGACTAGGACAAACTGCACCAAATCCAGTACTTAGCACTATAAGATATTTCCGTGATGAATATGAAGCTCACATTCATGATAAAAAATGTCCTTCAAAAGCATGTAAGGAATTAGTTGAATATAGTATTTCAGAAGATAAAT
- the sdaAA gene encoding L-serine ammonia-lyase, iron-sulfur-dependent, subunit alpha has product MYNFKDGKELLNICRKEDKKIWEVMIAREVENSEKNYDEIFEIMRENLITMINAVEKGLNSSLKSMGGLVGGDAKKLKERYMNSNTLSGKRTMKAVAAAMAVLEVNATMGQIVAAPTAGSSGIVPGVLYMMKDEYSIEDDRLIKALFTASAIGYIITKNATVAGADGGCQAETGSAAAMAAAALVEIEGGEPSESLEAASMTIKNILGLVCDPIAGLVESPCVKRNAIGATNALISADMALAGIKSIIPFDEVVDAMYNVGRSLPVALRETALGGLAATPTGKKIARDILGNN; this is encoded by the coding sequence ATGTATAATTTTAAAGATGGAAAAGAACTTTTAAATATATGTAGAAAAGAAGATAAAAAAATTTGGGAAGTAATGATAGCAAGAGAAGTTGAAAATTCAGAAAAGAATTATGATGAAATATTTGAAATAATGAGAGAAAATTTAATTACTATGATTAATGCAGTAGAAAAAGGTCTGAATAGTAGTTTGAAATCAATGGGTGGACTTGTTGGTGGAGATGCTAAAAAGCTTAAAGAAAGATATATGAATTCAAATACTCTTTCTGGTAAAAGAACAATGAAAGCAGTAGCAGCAGCTATGGCTGTTTTAGAAGTAAATGCTACTATGGGGCAAATTGTAGCAGCTCCTACTGCTGGGTCATCTGGAATAGTACCAGGAGTATTGTATATGATGAAAGATGAATACAGTATAGAAGATGATAGGTTAATAAAAGCTCTTTTTACAGCTTCTGCTATAGGATATATTATCACAAAAAATGCTACAGTAGCAGGAGCAGATGGAGGATGTCAAGCTGAAACAGGGTCAGCAGCAGCAATGGCAGCAGCAGCTCTTGTTGAAATTGAAGGTGGAGAACCTAGTGAATCCTTAGAAGCAGCATCTATGACTATAAAAAATATATTAGGGTTAGTTTGTGATCCTATAGCAGGCCTTGTAGAAAGTCCATGTGTTAAAAGAAATGCAATTGGAGCTACAAATGCACTTATATCTGCTGATATGGCTCTTGCTGGAATTAAAAGTATAATACCTTTTGATGAAGTAGTAGATGCCATGTATAATGTTGGAAGGTCTCTTCCAGTTGCTTTAAGAGAAACGGCTTTAGGAGGTCTCGCTGCTACTCCTACTGGTAAAAAAATTGCAAGAGATATTCTAGGTAATAATTAA
- the nuoE gene encoding NADH-quinone oxidoreductase subunit NuoE, with product MYKVGCCQKEKFVFTDISKEDKNNIDLILKKYDGRKGTLISILQEVQEKYNYLPIDILNYISLKTGVKPAKIHGVATFYTQFRLNPVGENMIMLCQGTACHVNGSKTIEESIFDELNIKDGETTDDGLFTLINVACLGCCSLSPVMMINDDTFGNLTAEKAKQIIRSIKENSKRKGA from the coding sequence ATGTATAAAGTGGGTTGTTGTCAAAAAGAAAAATTTGTTTTTACAGACATTTCAAAAGAAGACAAGAATAATATTGATTTAATTTTAAAGAAGTATGATGGTAGAAAAGGCACTCTTATTAGCATACTTCAAGAAGTTCAAGAAAAATATAATTATCTTCCTATTGATATATTGAATTATATATCACTTAAAACAGGTGTAAAGCCTGCCAAAATTCATGGGGTTGCTACATTTTATACACAGTTTAGATTAAATCCTGTAGGAGAGAATATGATAATGCTTTGTCAGGGAACAGCTTGTCATGTAAATGGTTCTAAAACAATAGAAGAATCAATATTTGATGAATTAAATATAAAAGATGGAGAAACTACTGATGATGGACTTTTTACACTTATAAATGTAGCTTGTCTTGGATGTTGTAGCTTGTCTCCAGTTATGATGATAAATGATGATACATTTGGAAATCTAACTGCTGAAAAAGCAAAACAAATTATTAGAAGTATAAAGGAAAATAGCAAAAGAAAGGGGGCATAA
- a CDS encoding CD3072 family TudS-related putative desulfidase, with translation MHRKKQIIYTAHCILNQNSVIRDWERSKGAFNDIVKIIIDNDISIIQFPCPEFIFLGENRPPMTKKEYDTYDYRNLCENLVNDIVKQMDEYLNNGYQIIGILGIEGSPTCDSIKGKGIFMEELYKSMENNQIDIKTFDITEDYEEGKDTNIFQDFKNFIKM, from the coding sequence ATGCATAGAAAAAAACAAATAATATATACGGCTCATTGTATATTAAATCAAAATTCAGTTATTCGAGATTGGGAAAGGTCAAAAGGAGCTTTTAATGATATAGTAAAAATTATAATAGATAATGATATATCAATTATCCAGTTTCCTTGTCCAGAATTTATTTTTTTAGGTGAGAATAGACCACCTATGACTAAGAAAGAATATGATACATATGATTATAGAAATTTATGTGAAAATTTAGTGAATGATATTGTTAAACAAATGGATGAATATTTAAATAATGGCTATCAAATAATTGGAATATTAGGCATAGAAGGTAGTCCAACTTGTGACTCTATAAAAGGTAAGGGTATTTTCATGGAGGAATTATATAAATCTATGGAAAATAATCAAATTGATATTAAAACATTTGATATAACAGAAGATTATGAAGAAGGCAAAGATACAAATATATTTCAAGACTTTAAAAATTTTATAAAAATGTAA
- the sdaAB gene encoding L-serine ammonia-lyase, iron-sulfur-dependent subunit beta, with the protein MKNYSAFDVIGPKMIGPSSSHTAGAARLARIASKLIKSDIIKVDFLLHGSFANTYRGHGTDRALMAGLLGFIEYDENLKNSLEIANKKGINYNFIPTDLGDAHPNTVKFLIYQSNGKIVELMGSSIGGGNIKITEINGMKLEFVGEYPTLIVKHIDGPGVITKITKVLADENINIAFMSVYRQSKGKDALMVLECDNKLSDKLIKSIKNSSGNVEEVYVIDAL; encoded by the coding sequence ATGAAAAATTATAGTGCATTTGATGTAATAGGTCCTAAGATGATAGGACCATCTAGCTCTCATACGGCAGGTGCTGCAAGACTTGCAAGAATTGCTTCAAAGCTTATAAAATCAGATATAATAAAGGTGGATTTTTTACTTCATGGATCTTTTGCAAATACTTATAGAGGCCATGGAACAGATAGAGCATTAATGGCTGGATTGTTGGGATTTATAGAATATGATGAAAATCTAAAAAACTCCTTAGAAATTGCAAACAAAAAAGGAATTAATTATAATTTTATACCTACTGATTTAGGAGATGCTCATCCTAATACAGTAAAATTTTTAATATATCAATCTAATGGCAAAATAGTAGAACTTATGGGATCTTCCATAGGTGGAGGTAATATAAAAATTACTGAAATAAATGGAATGAAATTAGAATTTGTAGGAGAATATCCAACACTTATAGTGAAACATATAGATGGCCCTGGTGTAATTACAAAAATAACAAAAGTATTAGCTGATGAAAATATAAATATAGCATTTATGAGCGTATACAGACAAAGTAAAGGAAAAGATGCACTTATGGTTTTAGAATGTGATAATAAACTTTCAGATAAACTTATAAAATCTATAAAAAATTCCTCGGGAAATGTTGAAGAAGTTTATGTTATAGATGCTTTATAG